Proteins encoded within one genomic window of Pygocentrus nattereri isolate fPygNat1 chromosome 11, fPygNat1.pri, whole genome shotgun sequence:
- the LOC108432520 gene encoding zinc-binding protein A33-like, which yields MASRTFSEEDLSCPVCCEIFKHPVLLHCSHSVCKACLEQFWKIKGSRECPVCRRKSSLDRPPGNLALKNLCEAFLQERSQRPSAGSESLCSLHSEKLKLFCVNDQQPVCVVCQTSRQHIDHKLRPIDEAVTDYREELKNALKPLQEKLKMFKEFKANWDQTAEHIKTQAQHTERQIREEFQKLHRFLRVEEAARIAVLREEEEQKCQMMQEKIEKMSRDISSLSDAVKAIEEQTGAKDVAFLQAYNATMKRAKCTLPGPETPSGELLHVAKHLANLGFTVWEKMQKIVQFSPIALDPNTAHSKLILSEDLTSVRFSDEKQPLPENPERFKTYPFVLGSEGFSSGTHCWDLGVGDNIAWDLGVITESNQRNGEIFSRSGVWCMWYYNGKYGVCSSPEPSHLLSVPQKIQRIRVQLDWDREKLTFSDPLTNTVLHTFTQRFTERVLPFVGAGLKSSALKIMPVNCSVRVNQFS from the exons ATGGCTTCCAGAACTTTCTCAGAGGAAGATCTCTCATGTCCTGTGTGTTGTGAAATCTTCAAGCATCCTGTTCTTCTGCACTGTAGTCACAGTGTGTGTAAAGCCTGTCTGGAGCAGTTCTGGAAGATCAAAGGATCCAGAGAATGTCCAGTTTGCAGGAGGAAGTCTTCACTGGATCGGCCTCCTGGAAACCTGGCTTTGAAGAACCTGTGTGAGGCTTTCTTACAGGAGAGAAGTCAGAGACCTTCAGCAGGGTCGGAAAGTCTGTGCAGCTTGCACAGTGAGAAACTCAAACTCTTCTGTGTGAATGATCAACAGccggtgtgtgtggtgtgtcagACCTCAAGGCAACACATCGACCACAAATTACGCCCCATTGATGAGGCTGTAACAGACTACAGG GAGGAACTCAAAAATGCTCTGAAGCCCCTACAGGAAAAACTGAAGATGTTTAAAGAGTTTAAAGCGAACTGGGATCAGACTGCAGAACATATAAAG ACTCAGGCCCAACACACAGAGAGGCAGATAAGGGAGGAGTTTCAGAAGCTTCACCGGTTTCTACGAGTAGAAGAGGCAGCCAGGATAGCTGTACtgagggaggaagaggagcagaagTGTCAGATGATGCAAGAGAAGATTGAGAAGATGAGCAGAGATATATCATCGCTTTCGGACGCAGTCAAAGCCATAGAAGAGCAGACGGGAGCCAAAGATGTTGCATTCTTACAA GCATACAACGCCACTATGAAAAG AGCCAAGTGTACCCTGCCCGGTCCAGAGACGCCTTCGGGAGAGCTTCTACATGTGGCAAAACATCTTGCAAACCTGGGGTTCACAGTCTGGGAGAAGATGCAGAAGATTGTTCAAttct ctcCAATAGCTCTGGACCCCAACACTGCTCACTCTAAACTCATCCTGTCCGAAGATCTGACCAGTGTGAGATTCAGTGATGAGAAACAGCCACTTCCTGAAAATCCAGAGAGGTTTAAAACATATCCGTTTGTCCTGGGCTCTGAGGGTTTCAGCTCAGGGACACATTGCTGGGATCTTGGAGTTGGAGACAACATAGCCTGGGACCTGGGCGTGATCACAGAGTCTAatcagagaaatggagagatatTCTCCAGAAGTGGAGTTTGGTGTATGTGGTATTACAATGGTAAATATGGCGTCTGTTCTTCACCGGAGCCATCCCATCTGCTCTCAGTGCCACAGAAGATCCAGAGGATCAGAGTGCAGCTGGACTGGGACAGGGAAAAACTGACCTTCTCTGATCCTCTCACTAACACAGTCttacacactttcacacagcgATTCACTGAAAGAGTTCTGCCGTTCGTTGGTGCTGGTCTTAAATCATCTGCCCTTAAGATCATGCCAGTTAACTGCTCTGTAAGAGTGAATCAGTTCAGTTAG